The window ATCGGGCTCACGTCGGGGTCGTCGAAGTCCCAGCCGACGAAAACGAGGTCGACCGCCCCGAGCCAGTCGGCCAGAAACGCCGCGCGATCGCCGTCGGTGAACCCGCCTGGGTTTACGACGTGATCCGCCGGAGCCGCCTGCGTGGTCGGGAGGACGAACGCGTCCACGCAGTCGGGGACCACCGACCGGAGCGCGGGGACGTTATCCCCGTGGGCGTGGACCGCAACCGGTACTCCCTCCCGGGTCAACCGACGGACAGTCTCCGGGTTCTTGTCGAGGTCCGTGATCAGACAGTCGACCTCGAGGCCCCGGTCCCGAAGCACGTCCGCGGCCGTCGACGCCGCGAACACGACGTCGGCGTTCTCCGCGCGCTCGAGTTCGGCGTCACGCGTCAGTGAGGGGCCGGCCCCGGCGATGGCGACCCTCGCGCCGTCGGCCGCCGACAATCGATCGACGTCGAATGAGCCGGTGAGCGACGCGAGGAGATCACGCGCCCGCTCGTCCTCGGCGCGGTCGAAGCCGAAATCCTGCAGTATCGCCTCGTAGACCGGTTCCCAGTCGTCGAACTCCATACTCGTTCTCGGTCGGCGCTGCGCGCTCGAGACACTCGGCTCTACCGGTCGTGACCTGCATAGTCCGCGACGCCATCCCCTCTGCGTCGCTACTGGTCGGCGTAATGCCACAATAATTCCGTGTTGTGGGCCGGGGGTCGCCTCCGAAGTACCCCTACCCGGGAGGCCGCCCGGCGTCCACTCCCTCATTTCGAAGCATCCGGCATAAGCTTTCTCTTACTGTAGTATATTCTCTATTTCTACCGACAACGATCATATTCCCCCGTTCGACCCGTTCAATCGACCGAACTAGGAACGAGATTCCCTTGGTTCCCCGCTCGGTAATATCGTATTACCACGTAACTTGGAGACCCCCCTACAGCCGGACGGGTCAGTGTCCGATCGTGTTCGGTCAAGCGGGGATGGGCCTCGACTCGAGCACACGAGTCGTACGAGGAGAACGAAAAGAACTGGAGTCGGAGCGCCCGGTCCGTCGTTCGGGTGGAGCTACTCGTCGTCTTCGAGGACCGCCAGTCGTGCATCCCGGAGGAGGACCTTCTTGACGATCGACGGGTTCTCGAGCAGCCGATGTTTCGCGTGGGCACCGCGTCCGCGTCCCCGGCCCTCGCGTTCGGACTGGATCACGTTGAGGAAGTTCTGTTCCTGGAGGATCTCCTGGACCCGTCGCTCCGAGAGCACGTCGAAGTCGAGCCGGCGAGCGATCTCCTTGTACTGGTTGTAGATGATCTTCGTCGGGAACTCCTTCTCCGAACTGTTTTCGGTGAGGATCGTCAGCGCGTAGAGGATCGCCTTCGCCTGCTGTGGCGAGCCCTCGATCAACTCGTTGAACCGGTCGGCTTCGGTCTTCTCCTTGGCGTCCCGGACGTGGTCGGCGGTGACGCGACTGTCGTTTTGCTTCTTCGCGATCCGGCCGGCGTTCCGGAGGATATCGATCGCCTTGCGGGCGTCCCCGTGTTCCTGGGCCGCGAGCGCGGCCGTCAGCGGGATCACGTCGTCCGAGAGGACGCCGTCGTGGAACGCGTCGCGTCGCTTCTCCAAGATCTCGACGAGCTGGTTCGCATCGTAGGGCGGGAAGACGAGTTCGTCCCGGGAGAGGCTGGACTTGACCCGTTCCGAGAGGTGATCGGGGAAGTCGATCTTGTTCGAGATGCCGATGATCCCGATGCTCGAGTCCGAGATCCGCCGATTCTCGCCCGCCCGGGAGAGCTTCCGAAGGACCTCGTCGTCCTCGAGCATGTCGATCTCGTCTAAGATGACGATGGTCACGTCCGTACAGCGGTCGACGGCCTGCCAGAGCCGTTTGTAGTAGTCGCCCGTCCCGAGCCCCCGGTCGGGAATCGTCACGCCGCTGTCGTCGGGTTCGTTGACGATCTGTGCGATCGTCTTGATGATCGACGCCTCGGTGTTTTGCTCCCCGCAGTCGATGAAGGCGTACTTCACCGTGACGCCGTCGTGCTGGGCCTCCGAGATCACCCGCTGGGTGACCGACCGCGAGATGAGCGACTTGCCGGTACCGGTCTTGCCGAAGATGAACAGGTGGTTCGGCTCGCTCCCGAAGATAGCTGGATTCAGGGCGTCCGCGACCCGTTGCATCTGCTCGTCACGCCCGACGATCCGGTCCGGACCGGGCAGGTGCGTGATCTCGAGCAGCCGCTCGTCGGCGAAGACCGGATCGTCGTACCGAAAGAGTGGATCACGATCGTCGTTCGCGGACATTGCAGTACCGGGAGCCTACCAACTGGACTGAAATAAAGCTATGGAGATCGATCGCGGATGTAAAAGCGAAGCCTGAGAACCTGTCGAGTGCCTATTCGTCCCGAGCGGTCGAAATTCATCCGACTGCCTTCCTCGCGCTTCTAATCGATCGAGGGGGACCGTCGGTTCGCTTCGTCGGCGCGATCGATACTCGGCGACGGAGACCGACACCCCCCTCGCGGATGTAACGGCCGACGCTCATCCCGATGACTCGTAACTCAGGATTTTGCTGAACCAGTCGGTGTCATCGTTCAGCAAGAGGCCGAGAAAGTTGAGATAGCCCTGAAGATGATGCTTCGAGACACCTCTGAACTTCGCCAGCCACTGGCGAAGGAAGCTATGGCGGGTCTCGCCGCTGTCTCGTCGATGTCATCGTAGATCGTGTAGTCGTCGGTACAGAGAATCACCGTCTCATCGCCTCGGTCGGCAATCTCCTCGTCGACATCTTCGAGATTCTCTCGAACCAGAAATTCAACTCGTCCGTCGCTCCGACGGACGAGTGTCACGACCGGCGGTTTGTCCGACTCGAAGCTTCCTCGCCCCTTTTTTTGAGTCCGCGCTTGCGCGGACTCTCCTCTTTCTTCTCAATCCCTTTCTCGCCTGCTGTCACGTAGATCTCATCAGCTTCACACACCTCTGAAAGCGTCAGGTCGTCCAGTTCACCGCACATCTCTTGGAGATCATGGCGGAAGTTCAACACCGCCTCGTAGTCCCGCTCCAAGTCCGATGCGATCTGTGTCGTCGGCACAGATCGCATCTCCTTGATCATGTAGAACATCTCCTCGATGGGGAACTTCCGATGCTCGAAGACCGAATTCGTGAGGTCGTTGAAATATGTCTCACACCCCTTGCAACGGTACTGTTGAGCGCCTTTCCCCGTCGTCCCCTTCTTGATGACTGGGTTGCTCTCCCCGCAGTAGACACACGACACCGTCGCGCCGAATCGGGCGCGACGGAGTCGCTCGTAGCAGTCGTCCGGATTGGGAAGGAACACTTCTACCGAGTCCCTGTCCATCAACAGCAACCAACGAACTCCTCGCTACTGGAAGTTACGACTGGTCGGGATGAGCGACGGCCGAAATCTGGATCGACGGGGCTGGGGAAACGAGATCTGGTTCGAATAACCGACCGAAATCGCGTCTCGAAATAGAATCCACGTCCGTTCGACCGCAAAACTAGATCCCTCGCTCGAGCGGGGGCCCTCGAACCGGCCGTTTGGCACACACACACCACCGTCGCGGATGTAACGTTGACTAGGTGGGGGTGGGTGGAAGAAATCTGGCGATATTTCCATTTTCGCTCGACCACACCCGATATTTTACATCCGCGACGGTGGTGTGTTCCCGAACAGAACTCCCCCACACCCAATAGCGGTTACAAACGCGAGGGTGGTGTGTGCCCCATCCACGGGACCCAGAACAGCGAACCGACGCTCTCGAGAGGCCATACTTCGTCTCTTCCTCCCGAGTCGTCCCGTTCTCACCCTTCTTTCATGGTTCCCGCTATCGGTAACACCGATCTCCACACCTCTCCCGACTCTTCTGACTTCTCTACATTCTCCTCGCTTTAATTACTCTCACTAGTCTCTCTAGATTGTATCTAGAATCTAGAATCTAGAAACTATATGATGAAATGAAGAGGAAGAAGAGGTGACTGGGACGACCGACAACGGTCACGTCGTCCCTCCGCTCACGACCGTCCTGACCTTCTTCGGTCTCCAACGCCTCGAACCCTGTCGCTTCGAGTCCGTCTCGATCCGTCCCCGAAACCGAAACCCGTAACCTCGCGCTCCCGCCTGACTCTAGCAATGACCGAACCGTCGTCACCGACGGACGACTCGAGCACGCCGTCCGATCCGACCCGTCGAACGCCGCCGGCCGTCGCCGTCGTCGACGCGCAGTCACCCGGCAACGTTGGAACCATCGCCCGGGCAATGAAGAACTTCGGCTTCGAGGACCTCCTGCTGATCGATCCGCCGGAACTGGACCCCGAGGGCGAGGCCTACGGGTTCGCCGGTCACGCTCGGGAAGACGTTCTCCCGAACGCGACGGAGATCACCTTCGACGAACTGGTCTCGAACTACCACACCATCGGCTGTACGGCCGTCACCAACGAGGACGACCGGAGCCACGTCCGCTTCCCGTTCTCGACCCCCGCCGACCTCGCCGACCGGCTGCCGACCGTGGAGGCACCCACCGCCCTCGTCTTCGGGCGTGAACGCGTCGGGCTCACCAACGAGGAGCTCGCCGAGATCGACGAGATCTGTTCGATCCCGGCCGACGAGGAGTATCCCGTGCTCAACCTCGGCCAGGCCGCGACGGTAACTCTCTACGAACTGCGGACGCTGACGCTCGCGGGGGACGAGACGCAACTACCGGATCTCGAGCGCGTTCGCGCGCCCGAGGAGACGGTCGATCGCCTGTACGACCAGTGGGGCGATCTCCTCGAGGAGATCAACCACCCGGAGGAGAAACGCGAGAAGACGATGCGGATGCTCCGCAGAATCTACGGCCGGGCTGATCTCACCGCGCGCGAGGCGAACACCCTCCTCGGGCTGTTGCGGCGCGCGACGGAACGTCCCGAGCGGTAGCGCCGGTTCAGGACTCGAGAACGAGGCGGTCGTCGGTCGCGGAGATCCGGAGGTCGAACACCTCCGAAAGCAGGTTGATCGTCGGTCCGGACTTGGTCTCCGGATCGCAGTAGAAATGTGAGAACGCGTCGGCGCTGTCGACTCGCGAGGTAAGCAGGTGGAGGAACTTGAACAGCGTCTCCAGTTTGCTCTTGACGAGCAGTTCGGAAAGGATCTCGAACGACAGCGAGATGGTCGTTTCCGGCGAGTTGTGCTCGGCGATGACCCGCGAGATGGTCTCCCCGATCCCGTCCAGTCCGATCCCAGGATCTAGTTGAACGATCTCGAGGGGCACGTCGCGAAGGTCGAGGTCGTCGGCCGAGGACAGCGGTTGCCGTTTCGTCGTCAGCACGATCGTTCGGTCGGGCCACGACGACTGGTGAGCCTCGAGCAGGCGAAGGCGATCCGCGACGGCCGTCGTCACGAGGATCGCGACGTCGTAGGGGGCGAAGAAGTGGACCCTGGCGTTGTTGGCGCCCGTGCTGTCCGGCGATGCGAGGACCAGCGTGTTCCCGGTGCCATCGACCTCGCTGGCGACGTGCGTTCCCGACTGCACGCGTCCCTCGACGTGCTCGTAGAGATGGCGCTTGAACGCCCCGACGGCCTCGTCCTTGTCGTGTTTCAGGGTGGCCGCCCCGCACCGAGGACAGTTCCAGCCGATCTGGTACCCCTCCCTGTAGAGCGACCGACGGTTGTGCTCGAGCAGGTGCGAACTCACCGCGTCGCGGGTCGTCCCCTCCGACGGCGACCAGACCGTAAACTCGCACTGACGACAGTCCCACCTATAGACCATACATCCTCCCCCGCTCCGTGCCGGCCGTGATTGGGCCGGTATGCCGTTGGACAGTACGTATCATGTTTCGGCGAACGTGATGGAGGGGCTCGAGGCGGAGACCGCGAAGGTGGGGAGACGACCGGCAGGGCGGAATGCCATCGGAGAGATCATTCGTTCGAATCCGAGTCGTCCACTGCGTCGGTCGACGAGCCGCTTCCCCGCTCGCGCTTTTTCGCCGTGTAGTCCGACGGATCCGAGACGTACGTGTACTCCACCGAGTTCGTGACGGCTTCCCGGGAGGGGCGGTTCGCTTCGGCCCGCTTTTTCCGGACGAACTCGGCCCGGGACGTCGCGGCTTCGGAGACGTCGTCGCGCTCGAGGAACTCCCGGAGTCGCTCGAGCAGGCTCGGGTCCTCGAGTTCGACCAGCGTCGAGAGCGCGAACTTCGCGGTGAGTTCGTCCTCGTCGTCGAGCGCGCGAATCAGGTAGTCGACGACCCCGTCGGGATACTCCCGTTCGTTCTCGGCGACGCGGCCGAGCAGCCAGGTCGCGTTCCGCCGGATGTAGGCCGGCTGGTTCCCCTGCAGTATCGTCAGGAGTTGCGCCGCGAGATCCGGCGGCGAGGCGTCGAAGATCCCTTCGGCCACCTCGTGTCGAACGTCGTGGCTCCGTTCCGCGGGGGCGTTCGCGAGCAACTCGAGTATCGTCCGCGTCGCCGTCCGGCGGACGAGTTCGGAACCGTCCTCGAGGGCCTCGACCAGTAGTGGTAGCGGCTCCAGCGAGCCGAATCGATCGAGTTCGCCGACGGCGATGACTCGAACGGACTCCGTCTCCGAGCGCGCGGCGGGCGCGAGCGCTTCGACGGCCCGCCGCGTTCCGATCGAGGCAAGCGCCGCTGCCGCAGCGCGACGCACCTGATTCTGGGGGTCGTCCAGCCGCGACGCGAGCGCGTCGATAGCACGCGGGTCCCCGATCTTTCCACAGGCCTCGGCCGCTTTCGTTCGAACGCGAACGTCGGCGTCGGCGACGGCGTCGACGAGGGCCGGTACCGCGGTGTCGTCGCCGATGCGACCGACGGCGGCAGCCGCCACCATCCGGAACTCGGACTGGTCGGCGGCGAGCCAGTCGGTGACCCGGTCGACGTCCATCCACTTCGGCGGATCGTTGACCTCGCTCGCGGCGACCTCCTCGATCAGCCGCTCCAGGTAGCCCTCGTCGCGGAGGTACATCGCATCGATCGCGGCCGCACGTACGTCGTCGCTCTCGTCGTTCTTGGCCGTCCGGAGCAACGCCGTCCCGATCCGTTCCTCGCTCTGTGAATTCGTTCCCGTCCGAAGGCCGCCGAGTAGCTCCGCCGCTCGGTACCGGATGATCGGCTTCTCCGCGTCCGCCAGGTACTCGAGAAGCTTCAGTTCTTCCGAATCGCGTGCCAACTCGTACAGGAACGCCGTATCTCCCTCGCGCATGATCTGAATTTCCCCTGAAGTCCCGGCTACGCTCCGGATTGTCGGTCGAATCGCCGACGGCAATCGACCGCAACCCGAACCGATTGCTGTTCGAGAAATTATCACTCGATTACATAGTTGTTTGGGATCGGTACGTGTGATAGTTGGTTGGGATCGGGACGCATAACGCGTATTCGTCCCTACGGACGCCATGCCCCACTTCGCGGGGACGCTCGGGACGAACGGCGAGAAAGGAAGCGAGGAAGCTACCGGCTCTCGAGCACTCGACCGCGGCGCTCCGATTCGACTGCTGGTGTCTCGAATGCGGCGAACTCGCCGGTCGCCGTCGCGGTGCCGACCCACTCGCACTCGGCACAGGCGTACAGCCCCTGGCCATCGACCAGTGAGCTACCACATTCGGGGCAGGCTCCGTCGTTCGCTGCGGGTTCCACGGTTGGCTCCTCCCCCAGCGGCGTCGGAAGCTCGCCGGTCCGGAGCGTCGCGATGGCCTCGTCGGACGTGTACGTTTCATCCCCGTCGGCCTCCGAGTGCGGGAAGACGCCCACGAACTCGTCGTCAGCGTAGACCTCGAGACAGAGCAATGGCGTGACCAGCAACTCCCGCGTCTCGCCGGTCACCTGCGAGGTGCTGGTCCGTTCCCTGAACGGCGGGCGGATGCTCACCCCGCGGCGATCGGCCCACGACTCGAACCGCTCGTATGCCTTGAGGACCTCCTGGTGCGGGCTCGTCTCCGAGCGCGTGACCTCCTTGGGCCAGCTGCGCAACAGCAGGTCGTCGATCGCTCCCTCGGACTCGCAGGCCCGCAGCGTTTCGATCTGGCTGTCGACGGGCTCGAGCAGTAGGGGTGCGCGGACGTGGGCCACGATCGTACGTGTCGGTGCAGTCATCATTCGTACGGCCCACGTTCCCGCTGATAAATCTTTCTAGGATGTTAAACGATAACAAACAACTTCCCCGTCGGAAGAGCGCCTAGTCGGCGGACTCGGGCTCCGACTCGGGCGTTCCGCCGTCGGTTCGCGGCTGCGCTCGCTCGCTCGAGACGGTCGGCGTTCGGCCGCCGTGACGCGCCGCGGTCGGCTTCCAGCGGGAGCGCAGGAGCCGTCGGATCGCCCGTCGCTTGATCAGCACGAACCCGACGAGGATCGTCAGCAAGCCGACGATCGTCAACGAGTCGACGACCGACCCGAGGACGAGCCAGCTGATGACGATCGCGACGGCCGGCTCGGCGTACCCGACCAGGTTGACCTGCGTGGGGCCGCTCCGGTCGAGCAACTCGAAGTACAGCAGGAACGCGAATACGCCGGAGACGAAGGTGAGATAGACGTAGGAGACGATCGCGGTCGTCGTCAGTTCGATCGCGGCGATCGACTCACCCCGCAGGAACCCCCAGCCGAGCAACACGGCGGAGCCGAGGATCATCGCCCAGGCCTCGAGCGACTCGATCGGGAGATTCGACTCGATCGGCCGTACGAGGACGCCGCCCAGCGCGAACGCGATCGCCGAGGCGAAGACGAGGGCAGCCCCGACCGTCGCGTCCGCGCCGAGCATCGAGGGCGTCGGCTGCACGACCATGATCACGCCCAGCAGTCCGAGGGCGAACCCGACCAGACCGACGGGCCCAAGCCGTTCGCTCGGCAGTACGACACCGGCGAACGCGACCGTGAGGATCGGGGCCGTACTGACGAGCGTTGCGGCGACGGCTCCCGAAACGTACAGTTCGCCGACGTACAGCAGTCCGTGATAGAGCGCGATGACGAACGTCCCGGCGACGCCGACGGCGAGCCACTCCCCACGATCGGCGGGCCAGACGTGGTTCGTGGTAAGGACGGCGTATCCCAGAACGATCACGCCAGCCAGGGCGTACCGCAGCCCGGCGAACAACAGCGGCGGGACGTATTCGAGCCCGATCTCGATCGCGACGAACGACCCGCCCCAGCAGATCGCGAGTATCGAAAACAACACCAACTCGAGGTACTTCTCTGGAACTAATCCGGATATCTTCATATGGGATTCAGAATAGGTGGTTGTACTTAGTCCCTTCTACAACAAGGCCACTAATCTCGGATTGACAATCATACATATGGATTGCATTCAAACACCCTCCATATTGCGGTGGCACGTTGTAGATTTCTCCAATATCATCAGTCGAAGGACACTTGTTCTCCACCCTCGAGTGTGCGCGTATGGACGAGCGCGATGTGCGACTGTTGAAGGCGATTTCCGAACTCGGAACTGGAAGCCCGGAACAGCTCCACGAGGAAACGGACATCCCGGTCTCGACGATCCATTATCGGCTCTCCAACCTCCGTGAGGAGGGCATCATCACGAACGACCGGTACGACCTCGACCTCGAGAAACTCGGGCTGGGCGTGACCGTCATCGTCGAGGTCCACGCCGACTACCAGGGCTCATACGAGTCGTTCGCGGATCGGCTCCTGACGGTCGAAGGCGTTACGAACGTCTACTTCACGATGGGCGAGACGGACTTCATCGTCGTCGCTCGTCTGAGCAGCAGCGAGACCGTCGAGCGGCTGATCGCCGAATTCGAGCAACTCGAGGGCGTCGAGCGTACCGACTCGACGTTCGTCATCTCGGCGATCGAGGAACGGGACGCGTTACAGAGCTACGAACTGGAGACGTTGCTCGAGGAACTCGTCGACGACTGAGACGCCGACTGGCGTCGAACAGAAGGTGGGGAGATCAGGCGCGCTTCTGGATCTCCTCGCGCAGCAACTGACTCACGAGGTCGCCGTCGGCTTTCCCGCGAAGTGCGCCCATGCACTCGCCCATGAGTCCCGAGAAGGCCTGCATCCCCTCTTGCTCGACCTGGGCCTCGTTTCGCTCGACGACCTCGACGACAGCTTCCCGGACCTCTTCCTCGTCCGCACCGCCGAGCCCTTCTTCCTCGGCCGCCTCCTCGGCGGTCCGATCGGGGTCCTCGGCCAGCGCGGTCAACAGGTCCGGCACGCCCTCGTTGGGAAGCTCGCCGTCCTCGACCAGTTCGAGCACGCCGCGCAGATGTCCATCCTCGAGGTCCGCTACGGGGACGTCGTCGCGACGGAGTTCGGTCAGGGTCGACTCGAGCGTCGACGCGGCCAGTGTGGGGTCGATCCCGTCGGAGACGACGTCCTCGAACAGCGGCATGTGCTTCCCGTAGGCGACCTGTTCGGCCAGTCCTTCGCCGAGGTCGTACTCCGCCTGGTAGCGCTCGACCTTCTCGGTTAGCAGTTCGGGTTCGGGAACGTCACTCGGGTCGGGCTCGACTGGTGGTACGTCCGTCTCGGGGTACATCCGCGCCGCGCCCGGGAGCGGTCGCAGGTAGCGGGTCGTCCCGTCGTCGTTCGCGCCACGAGTCTCTTCGGGAACGCCCTCGAGGGCGGTTGCGGCGCGTTCGACGACGGCCTCGATGGCGGCCTCGGCCGTGTCGGTATCGTCGGCGACGATGGCGACGGCGTCCTCCGGCCCCGCGTCGACCGCGTCCCTGAGTGCCTCGACCTCCTCCTCGGTGACGCCGTAGGCCGGCAGTTCGTCGGTGTGGAAGATGCCGCCCGCGCCGTGGCGCTTCGCGTGGTCGGAGAACTCCGTGCCCAGACGGCGGTCCGGGGCGATCTCGCGGCCGACGAGGCCGTCGAAACCGTACAGCGGAACGGCCATCACGCTGCCGCCGGAGCCGAGCGCGCCCCGGATGACGCCGCTGTCCGTGTCCTCGAAGACCGCCGTGACGTCCTGCGTGTCGCCGATCGAGGCGTCCCGGTCGGCCAGTTCGTCGGCGATCTCGACGAGTTCGGCCTGCCGGGCGACCTCGTTGCGGACGATATCGTCGATGTCGTCCAGGCTCTGGACGCCCTTGATCTCGACGCGAGCGCCCTCCGCGATCGAGACGTTGACGTCCTGTCGGATCGTCCCGAGGCCACGCTTGACCTTGCCCGTCGAGCGGAGCAACATCCCGATCCGCTCGGCGGCCTCGAGCGCCTGCTCGGGCGTCGAGATGTCCGGCTCGGTGCCGATCTCGACCAGTGGGATGCCGAGCCGGTCGAGGCTGTAGCGAACCCCGTCGTCGGTCTCTTCGACGCGCTGGGCGCTTTCCTCCTCGAGCATGAGGTCCTCGACGCCGACGGTCCCCTCGCTCGTCTCGATCTCGCCGTCGGTCGCCATCAGCGTCGACCGCTGGAAGCCCGACGTGTTCGAGCCGTCGACGACGATCTTGCGCATGACGTGGGCCTGATCGACCGGCTCCATGTCCAGCAGCTGGGCGATTTCGAGGACCGTCTCGAGGGCCTCGTCGTCGAGTTCGTGGGGCGGCTCGTCGTCCTCCTCGACGAGACAGGTGGTGTCGTACGCGAGGTACTCGAACTCGCGGTCGACCTTGCTCTCCTCCAGGGCGGCCTCGTCGATCTCGCCGAGTTCGCTCCGTGTGGGGTGGAGGTAGCGGGTGAAGGTACGCTCGGCCTCCTCTGGCTCGCGGAGGTCGGTCGGACACTGACAGAACAGCTTCGTCGCCGTATCGAGTTGCTGGTGGATCTCCAGCCCGGCGACGAGTCCGAGCTCGTCGTAGTCGTACTCGGTCTCGCTCATTGCCGGTGACTCGGTGACGGAGGGGTAAAAAACCGTCCAGTTCGCGGTTCCGGCCGTCGAACGGTCAGTCGGCCGTCGATTCGGCGGCCGAGTCGACGCGGTCGGAGCCGATCCCCTCGAGCGCCCGCGACAGGCCCTCGAGCACCGTTTCCGGGGTCGCTTCTACGACTCCGTCCCGGTCGGAATCGCGAAGCCGCTCGTACCGTTGGCGGGCCGTCTCGCCCGCGAAGTTGCGCTCCTCGAGCGGTCGTCGATCCGTGACGACCAGCGCCGCCGGTTCGGCCGCCTCGAGGGTCTCGAGCACGACGCCCGCCGAGCCCAGCACGGGATCGGCCAGCACCGTTGCGTCGGCGGTCCGGATCCGTTCGGCGAGCGTTTCCCGGCGAGCCTCGGACAGCGCGGCGTGTGGCTCTGCCTCGATGACCTCGACTTCGATCTCGGCCGCGAGGCGGTCGGCGGTTTCGGTGACGACGCCCGGTGTTACGGGACCGACGGACGTAGTAAGGGTGATCGGGCGATCGGACCCGTCGAACGCGGTCTCGAGGCGCGCAAGCACGCCCGCGGCGGTCGTTCCCGTTCCGAGAACGTGAATCGCGAGGTCGGCCTCGACGTCGACGATCCGTCCGCCGTCGCCCTCGAGTCGGGCGGCGTCGGCGGACCGCTCGGTGCTCGGTCCGCGTTCGCCCCGATCGCCGGTGTCGACCGTCGCCGATTCGACGGCCGCCAGCGCATCGTCGCTGTCGGGCAGCGCCGTCACCGTTTCCGTCCCCGTCACCGGGTTCGGGGTCACCGTCGCCGTCGCGTCGAACGCGTCCGCGAGCGCCTCGCTCGTGAGTACCTCCGCGGGCGAGCCAACGCTTCTCACGCCGCCGTCGGTGACCATCACCAGTCGATCGCAGTACCGCGCGGCGAGATCGAGGTCGTGGATCGCCGCGACCGCGGTCCGGCCGTCGGCGACCAGCTCGCGGACCAGCTCGAGCGTCTCGATCGCGTGGTTGACGTCGAGGCTCGCGGTCGGTTCGTCCAGCAGGAGTGCGGGCGTCCCCTGGGCGATCGCTCGCGCGAGGACGACCCGCTGGCGCTGGCCGCCGCTGATCTCGTCGATCGGGCGGTCGGCGAGTTCGACCGTGCGAGTGTGCTCGAGCGCCCGGGCGACCGCGTCGCGATCCTCGGGGGTCGGCGGTGAGAACCGCGAGCGGTGGGGATGTCGCCCCATCTCGACGACGTCCCTGACGGGGAACGAAAACGAGAGCGTGGTGTCCTGCGGGACGACCGCGACGAGCCGGCTCGACTCCCGCGAGGGGACGTCGTGGACGTCGACGCCGTCGACCGTCACCCGTCCGGCATCGGGCTCGAGCGCCCCGCTGATCGTGCGCAGCAGGGTGGTCTTCCCAGCTCCGTTCGGGCCGACGAGTCCGACGAACTCGCCCGGTCGAACCGTCGCGGAGACGTCCTCGAGGACCGAGAGCTCGCCGAACGAGACGGACACGTCTTCGATAGCGATCGTCGCGGGGTCGACGTCGAACAGTGAGGCGGCGCTGTGGCTCCCGTTCTCTCGGTCGCCGCTCCCGTCTCCGTCGCTCCGAACGCCGAA of the Halobiforma lacisalsi AJ5 genome contains:
- a CDS encoding Lrp/AsnC family transcriptional regulator produces the protein MDERDVRLLKAISELGTGSPEQLHEETDIPVSTIHYRLSNLREEGIITNDRYDLDLEKLGLGVTVIVEVHADYQGSYESFADRLLTVEGVTNVYFTMGETDFIVVARLSSSETVERLIAEFEQLEGVERTDSTFVISAIEERDALQSYELETLLEELVDD
- the gatE gene encoding Glu-tRNA(Gln) amidotransferase subunit GatE; the protein is MSETEYDYDELGLVAGLEIHQQLDTATKLFCQCPTDLREPEEAERTFTRYLHPTRSELGEIDEAALEESKVDREFEYLAYDTTCLVEEDDEPPHELDDEALETVLEIAQLLDMEPVDQAHVMRKIVVDGSNTSGFQRSTLMATDGEIETSEGTVGVEDLMLEEESAQRVEETDDGVRYSLDRLGIPLVEIGTEPDISTPEQALEAAERIGMLLRSTGKVKRGLGTIRQDVNVSIAEGARVEIKGVQSLDDIDDIVRNEVARQAELVEIADELADRDASIGDTQDVTAVFEDTDSGVIRGALGSGGSVMAVPLYGFDGLVGREIAPDRRLGTEFSDHAKRHGAGGIFHTDELPAYGVTEEEVEALRDAVDAGPEDAVAIVADDTDTAEAAIEAVVERAATALEGVPEETRGANDDGTTRYLRPLPGAARMYPETDVPPVEPDPSDVPEPELLTEKVERYQAEYDLGEGLAEQVAYGKHMPLFEDVVSDGIDPTLAASTLESTLTELRRDDVPVADLEDGHLRGVLELVEDGELPNEGVPDLLTALAEDPDRTAEEAAEEEGLGGADEEEVREAVVEVVERNEAQVEQEGMQAFSGLMGECMGALRGKADGDLVSQLLREEIQKRA
- a CDS encoding ABC transporter ATP-binding protein; the protein is MIDPFGVRSDGDGSGDRENGSHSAASLFDVDPATIAIEDVSVSFGELSVLEDVSATVRPGEFVGLVGPNGAGKTTLLRTISGALEPDAGRVTVDGVDVHDVPSRESSRLVAVVPQDTTLSFSFPVRDVVEMGRHPHRSRFSPPTPEDRDAVARALEHTRTVELADRPIDEISGGQRQRVVLARAIAQGTPALLLDEPTASLDVNHAIETLELVRELVADGRTAVAAIHDLDLAARYCDRLVMVTDGGVRSVGSPAEVLTSEALADAFDATATVTPNPVTGTETVTALPDSDDALAAVESATVDTGDRGERGPSTERSADAARLEGDGGRIVDVEADLAIHVLGTGTTAAGVLARLETAFDGSDRPITLTTSVGPVTPGVVTETADRLAAEIEVEVIEAEPHAALSEARRETLAERIRTADATVLADPVLGSAGVVLETLEAAEPAALVVTDRRPLEERNFAGETARQRYERLRDSDRDGVVEATPETVLEGLSRALEGIGSDRVDSAAESTAD